Proteins encoded by one window of Rutidosis leptorrhynchoides isolate AG116_Rl617_1_P2 chromosome 7, CSIRO_AGI_Rlap_v1, whole genome shotgun sequence:
- the LOC139859825 gene encoding uncharacterized protein, which yields MIGELEVIHERTELKPVQGETWDLFIDGASCAEGARAGLILTNPSGEEHTYALSFKLDVTNNEVEYEALLDGLNIALKLNITKLRAYVDSKLVSNQFNGSFDAHELSIQKYLKLLKETAEKFEHFELAQVSRSQKKADALSKLATLTFSHFQKQVCVEESPSKAIDGSLVVAAVEELQPNWMNPIIANLRNNMLSKDKDEARLVRIRSPMYTIENDILYRKSYNGPLMRCVGPAEAEMIIEEVHSGSCALHSGYKTIASKIMRLGYFW from the coding sequence ATGATAGGTGAATTGGAGGTAATTCATGAGCGAACAGAATTGAAACCAGTTCAGGGTGAAACATGGGATTTGTTTATAGATGGCGCGTCATGCGCAGAAGGTGCACGCGCGGGCTTGATTCTGACGAACCCAAGtggtgaagagcatacatatgcactGAGTTTCAAATTAGATGTTACAAATAATGAAGTTGAATATGAGGCACTACTGGATGGATTGAACATTGCGCTTAAACTAAACATCACTAAGTTACGTGCATATGTTGATTCGAAGTTAGTCTCCAATCAGTTCAATGGATCTTTTGATGCGCATGAGCTCTCTATACAAAAGTATTTAAAGTTGCTAAAAGAAACTGCAGAAAAATTTGAGCATTTTGAGCTTGCACAAGTTTCAAGGAGCCAAAAAAAAGCAGACGCATTAAGCAAACTTGCGACCTTAACTTTTTcacattttcaaaaacaagtttgtGTAGAAGAGTCACCCAGCAAAGCAATTGATGGCAGTTTAGTTGTTGCGGCAGTCGAAGAGCTACAGCCAAATTGGATGAATCCAATCATCGCAAATCTGCGCAACAACATGCTGTCAAAAGATAAAGATGAAGCACGATTAGTACGCATAAGGTCACCAATGTACACCATTGAAAATGATATATTGTATCGCAAATCTTACAATGGCCCATTAATGCGATGTGTTGGCCCCGCAGAGGCTGAGATGATTATTGAAGAAGTTCATAGTGGCTCTTGTGCATTGCATTCTGGATATAAAACTATTGCGTCTAAGATCATGCGGTTGGGTTACTTCTGGTGA